The sequence below is a genomic window from Geothermobacter ehrlichii.
CCAGGATTGCAGACAGCATAAAACTGACATAATCGAGGATGCGTTTGGCAAATCCCTCATTGGCGGCAATGTAGGTCCAGACGCGGATGACCTTGATGCCATCCATGATCTCGGTCTGCCAGAGTCTGTTTTTATACCCCTCGTAGACCTCACCCTTAGGGAAATTAGGTGCGCAGGTAATCACTGTCACATGGTGCCCTGACTTGATCCACTCACGGCAGTGCTCAAAGGTGCGGCTTGCCGGGGCATTGACCTCGGGGGGGAAATTGTCAGTGAGGAACAGAATCTTCATTTTCATTCCATTCAAACCGGACCGCTGCAGCCTTGCCTTCTAGGGCCACCTCAAGACAGGTATTTTTCAAGCTGACATTGAATTCGGGATGCCAGGTCGATTCGCACAATCGCGGGACACCAGATATCACCCAAAAAGAGAATTCCTTTCCACCTTTCATCCGGCCAATGCCGCGTTTATTATCGACCATCGCCACCTGGACATCGGGATGGAAATGGTAGCGCGCAACCGCCTCCACAAACTCGCCAGCGACAGTGTCAACAACCGTCAGGCTGGCCTGACCGAATTCCCAGCACCGGCTGTGGCCAGGTTTTCTTGGCAAACGCCGGTAGCCATCATGGGCACAAGAGATTGTCGTCTTCTCGGGCTGTTCATCGATCTTCAGACCAAACGGCCGGGCCCGGCGGGCAACTCGAAACCCTCCCCAGACTTCCGAGGAATCCTGCCCATCAATGGTTACGGTATTGTGTGCCGCTGTCCCTCGTTGGCGCTGACGTTCAGCATTCTTCTCATAGGTCGAAGTTCCGGTATCGACAATGACGCGCTCTCCCCAAAGGGCCAGCTCGAAATTGAGCGTGTCCGCATGGGCATGGCCGGGAATGTAATCCGGGCCAATGGCGCCGACATCAACCAGCAGTTCAGCACCCGGGCTTTCGAAACGCCGGTAACCACTTTCACCTAGAGGAAGCGTCTTTTTCTGGACCCCCAACCGTTCTGCGTATTCGAAAAGCTGGCTGCTGAATGGGGCAATTCCGCATGCGGCATCATTGAACAGGGGAATCTCACCATTTGCGAAAGTCATCTTTTCAAGCCAGCCGAGCATCGCTGAAGCCTTGTCGGTAAGCAAGGGCAGCAGGTCCTCCCCAAGGGGGCGGTTGTTCTGCAATAGATTGATGCAATCGAGCAACCGATCCAGCAAAATCTGGTGGTACATGGGGCTCAGTTCAAAATGGGCCCCATCGGCGAGGACCTGTTCTTTCAGTTCTGGCTCCAGGATTTCTCTCGCCAGCCGGAGGAATTCGCTGTCAGCGAAGAAGACGGCAGCAAACAGAAGACCGAAACCGTTCTCTAGCAGGTGGTTGCCCAGCAGGTGGTATTCAAGCTGTCTGGTAAGATTGACCGATTGGACGTACAGGCTCTTATCGATGGCCGGGTCGCGAACTTTCTCGCAGCTGAGGAACTTGATCCAGTTCACCAGCCGCAAAGAGGTCGGGTAAGGCTCCCATGCCGTTTCCAATCCATCCAGACTCGTCAGAAACTGGTGGATCAGCTCAAGCCCCCGGTCTTTGGACATCCCCTCCTGGTTGAGAAAATCAAAGTAATTCAGGTTATAGGTCCAGAGCCTGCCGTACTTCTGAAAATCCCAATCAATTGCCCCGGAAAACTCCTGTTGGAGGTTTAAAAAGCTGAACCGATTTTCGTCATTTGAATGCGCCCGTGGGATCGAAGCGGCCAAATTCAGAGAATGCCCGGCATGCGCACCTGACACTGATCTGAGCGCCTCGCCTCCAAACCTTTTCCGGGCAGCGTAAAAACCCCGGTAGACAAGTTGGCGCGGCTTCAGATAGCGAACGGTATGAACAAACTGCGCAAGGTCCATCGCACCTTATCCGACCGTAACCGGCTGACCTGAGCGCAGCGACTCAAGGACGGCAAAGGTTGTCCGAGTGGTGGCGCAGATGGAGTCAAAGGGGATCGGTGCTATCCCACTGCGCACCCCTTCGCGGAAGGCGATGAATTCGGCCTGAAACCCTTTGTCCTGGTTGGCGCCCTTGTGCTTTTCCTTACAACTGCCATCGAAGATGACCAGCTCACGAAAATCATTTAGCTGCATCGTCTTCGAACCCGTCGAAAGTTCGATCCATTCCTTGGGAACCTGCCTGCTGCCGTAGGCCAGGTAGTGAATCGCGGCCGTGGACCCATTGGCAAAATTGAGCAGGATGCTGACATTGTCTTCATCAGGGATCGACGTATCCGCTTTGCGCACGCAGGTCGCGTATGCGGAGATCGGGTTGCTCCCTGCCAGAAAGGAGCAAGTATCGACAAAGTGACAGACTTCACCAACAATCCGGCCGCCACCAACCTCAGGGTCCTGTATCCAGACATCCCTGGGGATCACACCGGCATTGATCCGGTAGGTCACCGCCAACGGCTGTTCGCCGACAGCTTCTTTCATCTTGCTTATGAGTGGGGCGAACCGGCGGTTGAAACCAACCGTAAGGACCGGGGCCTTGCCATCGGCCAGCATGAACCGGTAACCCTGTTCGATCTCGTCCAACTCTGCCTGGTTGATACACAACGGTTTCTCGACAAAGACATGTTTCCCTGCCTTAAGAGCTCGCAAGACGTAATCGGCGTGGGTGTTGTGTCGGGTGGTGATCAATACGGTATTGACCCGGGGATTGGCAAAGATGGCTTCGCTGTCTGTCGTGATTTCATCGAAACCGTGCTTGGTGCCAACGGAGTGGGCACTGACGCCAGTAGCGGTACAAAGAGCGACCGGATCAAAACCGCCGACCTTACTCAGGTTGGGGAGAATGACCGATTTGGTGAAATTGCCAGCACCGATCAGCCCATATGAAATATCTTCCGAGGACAGACCAGGTCTGTGCTGATTGTTAAGCCTGACCACCCTGGAGAGGTTGCCAGCCTGAGCCGATTCAAGATAAGCGTCAGCGTTGGGATAATTCAGAACAATCCCGAGGTACTTTTCCTTAATCTTCCCTTCCAGAAGATCGTAGGCCTTGAGCGCATCATCAAAATCAAACTGGTGGGTGACCAACTCTTTCGGGGTCACTTTGCCTTCGGCAACCAGGCCAAGAAAGGCCTCGAAGTTCCGCTGTTCGGTCCAGCGAACGTAGCTGTAGGGATAGTCGATCCCCTTTTCCTCGTACTGCGGGTCATAGCGCCCCGGGCCGTAGGCCATGGAAAGTCTTAGATCCAGTTCTTTCCGATAATAACTGTTGCGAGGGACATCCATACCGACCATCCCCACCACAACAACCTTGCCTCGCAAACGGGCAATTTCACCGGCATCGATGATCGGCTGATTGCTGGAAGTTGATGCGGTTATGATCACACTGTCAACACCATGACCATTGCTGAAAGCAGAGGCCATGGGAATTAGATCTCCCGCCGAACAGACCGAATCAGCGCCAAGTTTTTCGGCCAGGGCCAGCTTGTCGGAATCAAGATCGCTTCCCAGCACCTTGCAGCCATTGGCCTTGAGCAACTGAACCGTAAGTTGGCCGATCAGGCCAAGGCCAATAACGGCAACTCTTTCACCAAGGGTCGGCTCCGCTTGGCGAACACCTTGGAGAGCAATCGCACCAACTGTGACAAAAGAGGCCTCGGGATCATCGACACCGTCGGGAATTTTGACGCAGATGTTTTTAGGGACGTAGTTGATCTCGCTGTGATTTGCATAGCCGGCGCCACCGCAGGCAACCCTGTCACCAACGGAAAATCCATCAACCTGCTCACCCACTTGAATGACCCTGCCAGCGCAGCTGTAGCCCAAGGGGATGGGGGTATCAAGTTTGTTGAACACCTTTTCAAGGGTATTCTTGACACCCTCCTGCTTCATTTTATCGATAACCTGCTTGACCAGATCGGGACGGGCTTTAGCTTTGCCAAGGAGGGATTTCTTGGCAATGTCGACGATCATCTTTTCAGTGCCGGCGGAGACTAGGGATGCAGTGGTGGCGATAAGGAGGCCGTTTGGGTCGCAAACGGGGCAAGGCACTTCAAAAAGGCCGAGTTCGCCGGTTTTGTAGGATTGGATGAGTTGTTGCATAACTTCGGCCCTCTTAATTAGTCGATTGTTCTAAAACTAGTATTTTAACTATAACAAATGAATTTTTTCGACAAAGCACTGTGTCAGTGCGCAGTAAACTCGAATATTGTTGCTCTGCGTCATTCGCTCCCCAAAAGTTGGCAACCAACTCGTCTAAATAAAGACGTAAAAAACTCATCCTCGTCCACACCATGCCCCGGCAGACTCGGGCCACGTAACAACATTTTGACAAGGCTCCTGTGAGTTGGGTTTCTTTGCTTTGTAATACTCACCTGCGCAAGAGCGATGAAAATATGTATTTGGTTCTCCAACGTCCACTCGATGCACTGTACGGCATGTCGCACTCCTTGCAACACTCTATATCCTCGACTCGTTCTTCTATTAGTGCTCTGCGCATGTTGATATATTTCTCTCCTCTCCAGATATCCATTATGGTCTGCCTATAAATGTTACCAAGGACCGTTTTTCCTTCTGTGTTTCGTCCACAGGCTACCACGTCACCATCCCATGTGACATGGAAGGATGTCCAAGGATATGGGCACAATTTGTAATGATTCGGGCTATTGCCCTTACTGCCATTCTTCAGGTGCCCACCAAAATTATGGAATTTCCTGGACCAAAACTGAATATTGGGTGGTAAGTCGCGCGGAAATAATGCTCGCATCTTGGCCAGCGAACCCACATCATCTACCTCACCGGAGAAGTGGGTAATATCAACGATCTCCAGACGGATTGAGGGGTTATCTTTCGCTTTCGAGATAAGATAGCGTAGGTTTTCTAGAACGATCTCGAAATCGCCCTCTCGACCCCGAATTTCATCAAAAATGCGAGGTTCACTAGCGAAGTCAACGGCAGCAAGAAAGCTAAATTTCGACAATCTATCAGTAACAGTGGGGGTAAGCAATTTCCCATTAGAGGAGAATCTCGGCATCATCCCTAGCTCATTTCCAATTTCTATAAAGTCGGGAAAGGCTTTATTCATCAGCGGCTCGCCGTCAAGGCAAATGGACACAGTCCTGTTGCCATGTTTGAGTTCCTTAATGCTCTTGAGGAAGAAGTAAAAATTGGCCGCAGTTAAATTTCCGACAGGTCTAATATCCTTATGCGTCGGGCTACTCTGAGGACAAAAGGCACACTTGAAATTGCACTTGTTAGTCGCCTCTATTGAGAATTGAAATGGAGGGCCAAGGGGCCTTAAAGTCTTGAGTTTGTATGAAACACCAAGTTGGGCTAGGCGGTAAATTTTTTCAAAGATCATGTTTTTAGGCTCGCTTGAGGTCTACGGGTAATGTAAAAAAAAGGTTCTTCGCTGTTTCAAGTGGGTTGAGGGAACTTGAGCTTGCCAGCAATGAGGTATGCCATGGCAATCAGGTTGTTCGGATTCCGGTAGCCTCTCGCTTTGGCCTTAGCCACCTGGATGAGGCTGTTGATCCCTTCCAGAAAGCCGTTGGTCAGTCGTGAGTCGAAGTAGCTCAGGATTCCCCGCCAGTGTTCTTTGATGGCTTTGGCCAGCTTGACGATTCGATCGACCTTGCTGCGGACCGCTCTGCGGTACCAGCGCTTGAGAAGAATCTCCGCTTCCTGGCGGTTCTCGACGAAGTAGACGAATTGCAGGCCCAGTTTGAGGATGTACGCTTTGATGCTCCCCAGGTCGAATCGGGTCAGGCTGCGCAGCCGCTGCTCCTGCTCCTTTGTCAGCCGGTCGGGGTTTTTCAGGAATAGATAGCGAGTCTTGCGCAACTCTTCGGGAAACTGACGGGCCTCTTCAGCGCTGATCTTGCCCAGCACGTCGTTCATCATCTTGATGACGTGAAACTGATCGAATGTCAGTACCGCCTTGGGGAAATTGTCCTGCAGCCCCTTGATGAAGGACTTTGACATGTCGATGCAGGCGTCGGTGATGTTTTCCGTGCTGCCGCCATGGGCTTCGAGGTCAGCCACAAAACGTTCCACAGTCGTATGGTCTTTGCCATGGGCGCCGAACAGTAGTTTGCGCGCGTCCATGTCGAAGAAGAAGGTGACGTAGTCATGGCCCCGTCTAGCGCTGGTTTCATCCGCACCAAGGCGCGTCACGCCGGAGAAATCTTCCGCGTCACGGGCAGATTCAACATAGCTACAGATGATGCGCCACAGCCGGGTATCGTGGGCCTGAAGCAACTGAGCGATGGCATTGACCGCCATCTGGCGGGCCAGGGCCATCACCAGAGCTTCAAACAGCAGGGTGAACCCGGAGCCGGCCCGAACCCAGGGAGCCGCCACTTGCTTGACTCCGCAGTCCTGATTGGGACATTTGGTCCGCGGCACCCGGGCCGTCAGGTAGGTTTCATACTGGAAGAAGCTCAGGTGCCGCCAAGCCTTCTCGGTAGTGTCGTGAACGGGAGCAGCAGTCCCGCAGACGGGGCAGGCAAACTGGGCTCCTCGTGGAAAGTCGATGCGAATGTCGAGTCGCTTGTTCTCCTGGGAAAACTCGACACCCACGACTTTCCAGGGAGGGGAAATTCCAAGAGCAACAGCAAAGAGCGCTTCAGGATTCATGGTAAAAGCAAAACCTCCGGGCATGGTATGATAGTTACACTCTCATACCATTACCCACACGAAATAGCGATGAGCCAAAAAAATTCGCTTTTTCTGACAGTGTCTCTCCTCTCCTGTAAACAATCGACTTCATTTGTTATTCCAGCAAATGACCCTGAGTACGTCGATATTCAGATATCGTCTTTGTTCCAACTTGGTTCCGGGAATATGTTTGAGCCGGGCCGCACAATACATCAGTGGTGAATGGCCATTATGAAACGTACGACTCTTGTTCTTCGTCGAATCACTTTCATGATCTGCTCAAAAGCATTTATAAATCACATTTCGCCTCATAAAACGTCTCAACCACTTTTTTCATTGTCTTTTTCTGGTCGAATAAATCCAAAGCCATTTGTGACGGCTTAAATGGTTTCTTAGTTATTGAAAGGGCAAAGTCGTAAGCTTTATCTAACCATTCTTCATCCTCAATGTCTACTACATACAATCTTGACCTCATGCATGAAGGGAGGTTTTCAATCCATGGATTATAGGTTACTGCAACACAGCATCCACAGAATATCGCTTCATATACACTTCTTGGTGATGAGTCGCTTTTAGGTATAGATATAGCTAGTGCTGTTGAGGTCAGCAACTCATACATTTGCCCCCTTGAAAGTCGACCTAAGTCTGAATCACCAGGATCTAATTTTGACATAATAATTCGTTTATAATCGTCTGCCCAAAATGGATAGATAAAAGATATCGACGGTTTCATTTTAGAGGCA
It includes:
- a CDS encoding heparinase II/III family protein, which encodes MDLAQFVHTVRYLKPRQLVYRGFYAARKRFGGEALRSVSGAHAGHSLNLAASIPRAHSNDENRFSFLNLQQEFSGAIDWDFQKYGRLWTYNLNYFDFLNQEGMSKDRGLELIHQFLTSLDGLETAWEPYPTSLRLVNWIKFLSCEKVRDPAIDKSLYVQSVNLTRQLEYHLLGNHLLENGFGLLFAAVFFADSEFLRLAREILEPELKEQVLADGAHFELSPMYHQILLDRLLDCINLLQNNRPLGEDLLPLLTDKASAMLGWLEKMTFANGEIPLFNDAACGIAPFSSQLFEYAERLGVQKKTLPLGESGYRRFESPGAELLVDVGAIGPDYIPGHAHADTLNFELALWGERVIVDTGTSTYEKNAERQRQRGTAAHNTVTIDGQDSSEVWGGFRVARRARPFGLKIDEQPEKTTISCAHDGYRRLPRKPGHSRCWEFGQASLTVVDTVAGEFVEAVARYHFHPDVQVAMVDNKRGIGRMKGGKEFSFWVISGVPRLCESTWHPEFNVSLKNTCLEVALEGKAAAVRFEWNENEDSVPH
- a CDS encoding radical SAM/SPASM domain-containing protein; translated protein: MIFEKIYRLAQLGVSYKLKTLRPLGPPFQFSIEATNKCNFKCAFCPQSSPTHKDIRPVGNLTAANFYFFLKSIKELKHGNRTVSICLDGEPLMNKAFPDFIEIGNELGMMPRFSSNGKLLTPTVTDRLSKFSFLAAVDFASEPRIFDEIRGREGDFEIVLENLRYLISKAKDNPSIRLEIVDITHFSGEVDDVGSLAKMRALFPRDLPPNIQFWSRKFHNFGGHLKNGSKGNSPNHYKLCPYPWTSFHVTWDGDVVACGRNTEGKTVLGNIYRQTIMDIWRGEKYINMRRALIEERVEDIECCKECDMPYSASSGRWRTKYIFSSLLRR
- a CDS encoding ISL3 family transposase, which codes for MNPEALFAVALGISPPWKVVGVEFSQENKRLDIRIDFPRGAQFACPVCGTAAPVHDTTEKAWRHLSFFQYETYLTARVPRTKCPNQDCGVKQVAAPWVRAGSGFTLLFEALVMALARQMAVNAIAQLLQAHDTRLWRIICSYVESARDAEDFSGVTRLGADETSARRGHDYVTFFFDMDARKLLFGAHGKDHTTVERFVADLEAHGGSTENITDACIDMSKSFIKGLQDNFPKAVLTFDQFHVIKMMNDVLGKISAEEARQFPEELRKTRYLFLKNPDRLTKEQEQRLRSLTRFDLGSIKAYILKLGLQFVYFVENRQEAEILLKRWYRRAVRSKVDRIVKLAKAIKEHWRGILSYFDSRLTNGFLEGINSLIQVAKAKARGYRNPNNLIAMAYLIAGKLKFPQPT
- a CDS encoding bi-domain-containing oxidoreductase → MQQLIQSYKTGELGLFEVPCPVCDPNGLLIATTASLVSAGTEKMIVDIAKKSLLGKAKARPDLVKQVIDKMKQEGVKNTLEKVFNKLDTPIPLGYSCAGRVIQVGEQVDGFSVGDRVACGGAGYANHSEINYVPKNICVKIPDGVDDPEASFVTVGAIALQGVRQAEPTLGERVAVIGLGLIGQLTVQLLKANGCKVLGSDLDSDKLALAEKLGADSVCSAGDLIPMASAFSNGHGVDSVIITASTSSNQPIIDAGEIARLRGKVVVVGMVGMDVPRNSYYRKELDLRLSMAYGPGRYDPQYEEKGIDYPYSYVRWTEQRNFEAFLGLVAEGKVTPKELVTHQFDFDDALKAYDLLEGKIKEKYLGIVLNYPNADAYLESAQAGNLSRVVRLNNQHRPGLSSEDISYGLIGAGNFTKSVILPNLSKVGGFDPVALCTATGVSAHSVGTKHGFDEITTDSEAIFANPRVNTVLITTRHNTHADYVLRALKAGKHVFVEKPLCINQAELDEIEQGYRFMLADGKAPVLTVGFNRRFAPLISKMKEAVGEQPLAVTYRINAGVIPRDVWIQDPEVGGGRIVGEVCHFVDTCSFLAGSNPISAYATCVRKADTSIPDEDNVSILLNFANGSTAAIHYLAYGSRQVPKEWIELSTGSKTMQLNDFRELVIFDGSCKEKHKGANQDKGFQAEFIAFREGVRSGIAPIPFDSICATTRTTFAVLESLRSGQPVTVG